The nucleotide sequence GCGACCGGCTACCTGTTCCTCGCGCCGATCATCTACGGCCTCATCCGCCTGACGCCCTCCGGCGGCGGCGCCGACCCGCTCCGGGCCGGCCTCGACGCGGCGTACTCGATCATCCTGGGCGGCGCCGTCCTCATCCTCATCACGCTCCTGCGCCAGGCGTCGCACGCCGTCGACTCGGCGCAGAGCATGGCCGTCGCCCGCTACTCCGGCGCGATCCGCGAGCACGCCACCGAGCTCGAGCGCGTCCAGGTCGACGCGATCGTGCACGACAGCGTGCTCACGACGTTCATCTCCGCCGCGAGGGCGTTCTCGCCCGACGAGCAGGCGCTCGCGACGACCATGGCCAGGAACGCCATGTCGCACCTCACCAGCGCGGCCTCAGTAACCCCCTTCGACGAGTCCTCGACGTCGCTGCAGTCGATGCGCGAGCGGATCCGGGTGTTCATCCAGAACCTCGGCGCCGACGTCGAGATCCGCGCGAAGGGCCTCGACGACCACACGATTCCCGCGGCCGCGGCCGAGGCTCTCTACTCGGCGGCCGTGCAGGCCGTGGTCAACAGCGTGCAGCACGCCGGCGGCGAGGAGATCTCGCGCTGGGTCAGCATGAACTGGGAGCGCGAGCAGGTGCGCGTCGAGGTCGGCGACACCGGCTCCGGCTTCAACCCCGCGGCCGTGCCCGGCGAACGCCTCGGCGTCCGCGTCTCGATCACCGAACGCCTCGCCAACGCCGGCGGCGAGGCCGCCATCCACACCAAGACGGGCTCCGGCACCGTCATCCACCTGACCTGGCCGCGATCAGAACCCCGCCCCGCCGCCGTCCCCACCGAGCTCCAGGAGGACGCCTCGTGAACGTCAAGCTGCCCCGTTGGCTGCCGATCGGCCTCGCCGCACTCTTCTCGCTGTACCACCTGCTGCTCGCGGCGGTCTCGCTCACGACGCCTGCGCATCCTGCGCCCATCGTGGTCTGCATGGTGCTCTACGCGGGCGCCACGGCGCTCACCCTGTGGCCCTCGGGCATCCGCAAGAACATCACCATGCCCGTGTGGATGGCGTGCCTGTCGCTCGCCGTCGCAGTGATCCTGCCGCTCGCGGTCGCGTCGCAGCTCGATCCTCACGCGAAGGGCGGAAACGGCTACGCCACCTGGTACGTCGCCGCCGTGGGCACGCTGATGGTGATCGTGTCGACGCGTCGTCGTCAGGGCTTCGCCTGGGTCGGCGTCGGGTTCCTCGTGGTCCACTCGATCATCTGGTCGGGAGACTTCGCCGAGCTTGCGAACCTCGGCGTCGTCGGCAGCGTCAGCTGGGTGGCGATCTCGCACGCCCTCCAGGCGACGCTGGCCCGCGCCAGCCGCGACACCCGCGAGTTCATCCGCGCCGAGCAGGAGGCCGCCGACTGGCAGGCCGCTCAGGAGGCGCACGTCAACGAGCGCCAGTTCCGGCTGCTCCAGACCGGCCGCACGGCCCGCCCCATGCTGCAGCGCATCGTCGCGACCGGGGGCGACCTGTCGCCGGAGGAGCGCCAGGAGTGCCTCAACCTCGAGGGCGCGATCCGCGACGAGATCCGCGGCCGTCGCCTCCTCAGCGACGACGTCCGGCGCGAGGTCATGGCCGCTCGCCGCCGCGGCACCGTCGTGAGCCTGCTCGACGAGGGCGGTATCGACGACCTCGACGACGACGAGCTCGACCGCGTGCACCGCGAGCTCGCGTCGGCGATCCGCGACGCGTCGGCCGACCGGCTCATCATCCGCACGGTCGCGGCGGGCAGCGAGTACGCCGTGACCGTCGTCGGCCTGTCCAGCGAAGACCTGCAGTCGTCGACGCTCGGATCGAGCCACGCCGGCGCGGACGACGACGATGAAGACGACCCCTACGCCGACGACGAGGACGACGACGGCGAAGACGAAGTGAGCCTGTGGCTGCAGATCCCGCGGTCGTCGGTGCCGCAGGAGCACGTGGACGCCTAGCTCGTCCCCACGCCCGGCCACTGACCCCGTCGCCCGTCCCCGAGGGGGCGGGCGGCGCCCGTTAACGACCGAGGGCCGGACCCCCGAAGATCCGGCCCTGCACAAGCCCCGAGTCAGGGCGACAACCCGAATATCACCCTGACTCGCCGCCGAACAGTGACAGGCCCGCTTACCCTAGTAGGCCCCTGTTCGGTGGTGTAACTCTGAGAGAGACACCTAGCAACATCAATAATGCCGACGGGCCCCCCTCACGAAAAGTCGTCATTTAGGAGGACACTGGGGGGCAGACAAGATGGTTCGTTTTCGAGAAATGCCCCCCGTTATGGGGATCTTTCGGTGCGTGACATACGTGATGACACTCGAATGGGGGACAATCCGGGTCGCTTTTGACCCCTGCCGGGGCACACGAGCTTGGCAGCGGGGCACACGGCCGTCCGGAGGATGACACGGCCTCACAGGGGCACGCGTCCCGAGCCCTCAGCCGTGGTGGCGGCCCCACTGGCCGGGCCCGGGCGTGATCGGCTGCCGGAGGGCGCGACGGCTCTCCGACCAGGCGCTCTGGACGTGGGGTGTCACGACGGCGGCGGCCCGAGCGGCCTCCTCCGCAACGAGGGCTGCCAGCACGGCGGTCACCGCGGCGAGCTCCTCGGCCGAGGGGTCGCCCGAGACGACTCTGATCGCAGGATCGGCGGGAGCCCCGGCGGCATTCGAATCCTGCGCCCCCGGCCCCTCGTCGCCCGACAGCCCGACCGGGCCGGCCGCGTGCCGCCCGGTCACAGCGGGATGTTCCCGTGCTTCTTCGACGGCATCGACGCGCGCTTGGTGCGGAGGGCGCGGAACGCCTTGATCACGGCGCTCCGGGTCGCGGCGGGTTCGATGATGCCGTCGATCTCGCCCCGCTCGGCCGCGAGGAACGGCGACGCCACGTTGTAGGTGTAGTCGTTGGCGAGCTTGGTGCGCACCGCGGTGACGTCTTCGCCCTCGTCGGTCGCCCGCTTGATCTCGGACCGGTAGAGGATGTTGACCGCGCCCTGGCCGCCCATGACGGCGATCTCGGACGTCGGCCAGGCCAGGTTGATGTCGGCACCCAGCTGCTTCGAGCCCATGACGATGTAGGCGCCGCCGTACGCCTTGCGCGTGATGACGGTGACGAGCGGCACGGTCGCCTCGGCGTACGCGTAGAGGAGCTT is from Frondihabitans australicus and encodes:
- a CDS encoding sensor histidine kinase, which translates into the protein MAADEPSGVPSSLRPRPARNPISGPLLDKIFARALSGLGIVFGLEAVPFVIAQQSHMQEAWGWIISLAIFGGIAAVGVASLIMRGLETAAAFVAISFLVALITWPLAVQDPTAVQPQVPWLWYLVTVATSAAAIAFSLWVATGYLFLAPIIYGLIRLTPSGGGADPLRAGLDAAYSIILGGAVLILITLLRQASHAVDSAQSMAVARYSGAIREHATELERVQVDAIVHDSVLTTFISAARAFSPDEQALATTMARNAMSHLTSAASVTPFDESSTSLQSMRERIRVFIQNLGADVEIRAKGLDDHTIPAAAAEALYSAAVQAVVNSVQHAGGEEISRWVSMNWEREQVRVEVGDTGSGFNPAAVPGERLGVRVSITERLANAGGEAAIHTKTGSGTVIHLTWPRSEPRPAAVPTELQEDAS
- a CDS encoding acyl-CoA carboxylase epsilon subunit is translated as MTGRHAAGPVGLSGDEGPGAQDSNAAGAPADPAIRVVSGDPSAEELAAVTAVLAALVAEEAARAAAVVTPHVQSAWSESRRALRQPITPGPGQWGRHHG